In the Maniola hyperantus chromosome 13, iAphHyp1.2, whole genome shotgun sequence genome, atatacagtacgcggcagaaagtaatgtacatcaacctttagaaggacatagcggatttgtagagtgttggccctattgttgagaccgacaaaacgtcatataggtatgtgacatatttatattatactagctgttgcccgcgacttcgttcgcatgggtataggtttttaaaaatcccgtgggaactctttgattttccaggataaaaactagcctatggctatgtccttctccgggatgcaagctatatctgtaccaatttttgtcaaaatcggttgaacggatgggccgtgaaaggctagcagacagacagactcactttcgcatttataatattagtatgtactaGAATCtttttagatgatgcccgcaatttcgcGTGCGTGGAtttagtaccaaatttcgtcttcGACCAAATCTTtcaccaaatttcgttaaaattggtGAGAAGGTAGTACTttcgtatattttataatttagtatggattagcaaGGTAAAAGTATTGAAAAATTGTGAAGCATTCTGTAGATTGAAATGATTTTTATAAGGAAAAATTATGcaatttttatgcatatagGTTCCAGAAATATTAATTGTACTTTCTTTTATATTGAACtagctaaaataaaattacttaattcaTTCAAATTATCTCTTTTCCCCTGCCTTGTCTAACAAGTATGCCCATAGGCCATAGGACTCCTATGTTTACAAAATTGGTTCTTACGGATATCGTTCATTAATTTTGGAAACCAAAAATACAACTAATTACTATTAAATAGTTAATAGTGTGCATGTCTTACCAAGTTTTATACTGGAATCCTAATTACGAAACTTGCCGTCGCAATCATTCCTGAGATTGTCAATAATCTGTGTGGCAGATCTGACAGGGCGCATGGTCTAGTAAAAAATGTATAAGCATTCAGGCGCGCGTCAGAATTTTACAAACGGCGCCAAGAGTTAACTTTTTCAGTACAGACTACTGAATACGTCAGCAGTATCAGGCGTGTGGTAAATATTGTGAGTAAATATCAGTAGACCTTCGGTGTAATTTTTTCGACGGCTGAATTTTGGTGCTGTTTGTGCTACACGTACCTATTTTCAATTGTGATAATAGGTATATGCGTTGCGATCGAGTATggtatgcgatcacctttatCAAAAATACCATTGATTAATTCggccaataataatacttattgcGATAGTCACATTGCTATAGTCGCAAGTTTCGTAATACAGGGACTGAAACCATTTTAGTATTACTTAATAAGGGCCATAGTAGACACGATGCTTTTAGCATCAGCGTTGGGCGTTTTAGTTGCTTTTCGGAAGCTCGATGCTGTGCTTGAATGATCCACTCCGCAATAATGAACAGTCGCAGCGATCGCCTTTTTTCTCGGAAGCTCGATGCCGCGTCCGAACGCTAAACGCGCGATTTCAATACCTCCTCAAAACGTGATGCAGACAAAAAAACGCTGATAGCCGATGCTAAAGGTATTATGTGTGCTAGGGCCCTAAACGACTTGTACTGCATATTTGACATGGCCACGACGTTTTGTGGACatgccatattattattaacttagcGGCGTGCGTTTTATGTGATGCATCGAATGTGTGACAcagttaaaataatttaagtatatgttaatatattatttcttaattaaataatgaagttttttgtattaattaattaccttaTTTACCAATGACCTATTTTATACGAACGAGGATGATACTAAATGTTAAAGCTTGAGTTTTTTGACAAACATGTCTTTGAAATGATTTTATTGAATTTAGCACAAATAATGACTGGCTAGCCACGCCGTACATTCTGTATGGACCATTTGACGATACTGCTATTGCTATTTCATTTTCAATATCGTAGAAAATGTTATAAACGTGAAACAGAAGATTCgcgaaagatttttttaaagttcacaGCAAAACCCAAGCAAGGACATTCCGTAAATCGGTAATAGTTTGAagggtgatttttttttaaataaaatgcctTTATAGATGACAGATTACTTGGTAATAGCAAATAATTACtgttttctaataataattaattacataaacattttaaatatggtggtactacttaattttaattcgATTTTggaagtatttatttttattactataaaagtagatacctacctattgtgtttgaaatacaaataaattcGTTGAAAATCGAATTCCATGTTTACATAGGTAACtgtattttagtaggtaccaagTATTTTTTTGCAATAACGCATCTGATgatcttattttaatttaaacattatattcttttaattaaatgataaaagtTAAGATCAAGCATTAGaatgttattaattaaattaagatcAAACCGTTGGAAAGTTTTTAAATATAGCCTAAGATAAGATTCTAATGTAAAAATGTCATGCAATAAGAATTAAATTTGGAAGTGAAATTGAACTTGTTTTTTATTGATAAGTTGGttcaagttaaaaaaatatttttaaaaaatctacgaATTTGTTGTTCTAAAccattattttacttacttaagtTCTAAAACCACTTTAACTAAGTAGGCACATAACATTAGATCAAATcaatttattaaaagaaaagatgttaatttttttcttacttttttcttgctttctaacaaaaaaaaatatagatttgAGAGCAAAatgtagattaaaaaaatatgtctcAACTCTCAATGTTTTCCACATAATAAAGCAGCATAGGTGTCGAAATCTGCAACATGTACTTGTTcctgtaacaataaaataatttagttaCTGACTACTTTAAtacgtataataataaaattatgtcccAGTAAAATCAGATCGTTGCGTCAGCgcacttaattaaaaattcggaCACAGTTTCTGACCGTCGTCGACGAGCAAAAATCGGCCGCAGATTGAAAGCGGGTCGTCTGCGTTAGATTTGAACAATGATACTAATATTAGGCTCAATTCACACTAGGTGTGAATTGAGcctcttgcgacaggcgtaaatctcgcgatcattgctgtcaaacgtccggctagagagagagcaatagccacaaagcaaaataggaAGAGagagcaaatgaactgtcggattgctactgctttcgcgttgctgtcgctgcTGCAACgctttacgtaatcaccccgcgcgATGGCAGTGGCGCGGCGGGCGCTTTTACTGCGTACAGTGTAAAAGAATTTTAAACTTTactatatataattttatacttcatttatattataatattactaatttaaAAGACCAGTATCACTTGAGAAGCTCGAAAAGGTTGCAGACGCGCGCAGCGGGCCGCGTAGCCTCCAGCGGCCTCGCTGCCCCGCGCGTCTTTTCAGCGGTCCTGCCCGCTTAGCCACGCGCTCCTCGTTTTGCTCGACCCCCGCCGCAGCCCGCAATTATAGTGATGTGCCGAGTCGGCTATTTTTAGGATTCGAGTTTTCTGTTACTCGTTAAAATCATTTTCAATCCAAACACACGAGTTTGCTTGCCGAATTTAGTGCTTAGTGGCGCGGGCCTAGTAATTCCTTTTCGATTACGCGGCCTGCTCTTTTAGCCACGTCGCATCGTCGTTTGCCGGCCACTGCCATCCCGGTTTGAATTGAGCCTTACGGATCTTAAGAATTAGGTGATAGCGTTAATTTAGCAGTTATAAAACAAGTGTCAACGATAAAACATGGAATGAATAATGAGTTTGCTTATTGCTTATCGCCTTATCTGGAGTACACGCCGCAATTTAAGAGGTTTTTTGATAAGCGTCGAAAATTAAGCTGGTTGTAGATAATATACTTATACACGCTTTGTCGGGgtttgattatattattattgaccGTGTCCGGAGCCACAGCCTTTGAGCAGCAGTCAACGCATTGCGGCACCGCGGCCTCTGatagataaaattattttaaagccACGAAGTATGGCGATAAGCGACATGAAATTGTCAAGCAATTCTTTGACTGCGGAAGAAGCTATTTTAAGAGAAGTTTTCCTAGCGCGCTCCACAGTAATTTCCATTTAAACATAGTCTGGTTCTTGTTATTGAATACCTAAATAACCAATCTCAAACcgaataaaattttgtagacatcTTCTAGAAACAAATATGTGTCtctggtttgccagatttccgtaaaaaagtGTAGTTTCAAAATTATAAGGGCTCAAAGATTCGTATTTGGAGCGCACTACAGTACgccgccgaaagtaatgtacatcgacatttagaaggagatagcagatttgtagagcgttgtccggGTCccggtcattgagaccgacaaaacgtcatataggtatgagtgacagagataacgctctacaaagccgaaatgtcattctaaaggccgatgtacattactttctgcagcgtactgtactAAACTCTTCTTAATTTGGAAGAGGCACGGTAgttttattaaagaaaaaaatccatATTGCCCCAACTGGGAAACCTGGACCTGAACTTTATAAAACATGttatcaaaaaacattcgaaattcaattagaaaatatagtttcgtttgtgattggttagtgACTGAAAAtagttagcgcccactgagatttttagcTCCATCATTTGTATGgcattacgtaacagagagagcgcaattctaacttctttccgtggatagggtatagtaaccctcgtagctttagttttaagtttgcgtaataattatcaccactatatcttacaaaccaacatctgactatcaaaaagagtaatttattgtacctattttgaataaatcatttgactttgactttaattttaaaaatggtttGAACTTTCAATAATCTTACCTTCAACATAGTATTGCTGTTTAACAAATGAAAAATCCCATTTGAAAGCGTATTTTCGTTTAGTATTGCTGTGTATGTTACTCCCATGTGTAGGTTTTCTTTGATCTGTAAAACATAACTTTCATTTGTTTGTTGACCTCATTGACCTTTTAACAGACCTCTGTGGTCTACAAGCGAAAGGATCTAAGTTTGATTTTCAAAGTATGGGCAAACAAATTAATTtgatttcaccctcaccacctgggtgtcagGTGCACTTCGACAGTCCATTGTGTCAGattcttctttccacgcacatgcaaactgtagaATCAATTCCCATCGGCGgtttcccactagattacaacatagggttattcaaggggtggaccaacaaattcctgaaaggccggcaacgcatcggcattccactggtgctgcaaatgttcatgggcggctaTCTCcctttatacactgtagtctgtgggcggcggtaatcacttaacattaggtgatccgcctgctcgtttgtttgctatttgtatttaaaaaaaaatagaaatgtcgATTTGTTTACCTGAAGTTGTAAGGGCAGCGTAAAAGTTGGAAGCCAACTGGAAATCTCCTTAGAGCTCAGTTTGTGGAATATCAGTCGAGCTAACTGTTTCAGCGTACTTAATATTTTCTCATCTGTGGAGCaataacaattttataatattctcaataaataataataactaaagtgaatagaaataaatataatttatttattttttattttaatttacttacacaACATTACTTAATTTCAGTTAGATTTTAGAGACTTTCTTACTTACCCCTACACATTTACACttacacttacacacacacacacacacacacacacacacacaaacacacccATAGTTTTCCTTTGCAACAATCTAGGTTCATacgtttatttaaatgtaaaacgttACAGATCAACAACTTTCtttagtttgttttatttaatcctAATCATTAGTCTCTATCCACACTACTGTAAAAGTGCATCTGTTATCCTCATTACTGTAAATGTTAATCTGTCTGTTTGAAATATTTCATGGAGGGCAGGCCCAACccaaaacacacataactctaaaaagttagaaaTGTGTGCCTGGGGTCGAAACCCCGAGCCCCCCAAAATGAAAGTTTCTACCCTAAACCACtgactatcacagcttccttAAGCTACAGGGAACtagtttttattaagtttatttcaaatttggTTACCTCTAGTCATACCTTCGCTATCCAATGCAAAGGAAATTTTGTAAGGAGCCATTTTATTGTGAAGTCTTAAGTATTCTTCTTTTGTAGCATTTGAAATGCCATCTAATAAAAGTGTAAGTAACGCTTTCTCTAATCCCATGTTACAAGTCAGACTAGATGTTTTAGTTTTATTCTGAAATAAGAAACCATAACATATTATCAGTTATTACTTTTATTAGCAATCAAAAAAAGCTAAGGCTGAGGTAGTTATTTTGTTTAGCAATAATTTCTGAATATATAATTTTCGttgaaaaaataatacattGGAATGGAAATCTTTTTCCTTAAAAAAGTAATTTGGGCTTCTTAGCGATAAGGCTGCCTATTTTTGTATTGCTACATTCTATCATACAGTTttctcattttttttgtgtataaaaataataatgtacaaTTTCATTTTGTTCAGCCAACACTGACATAATTAACTGTTTTTagtataagtttaaaaaaaaattaaaacttatctAGACatgtacttaaaaaaaatgcattttttctctttaaagtttaaaaaataaataatttcatttaaatctaTTTATGTTTCATTATCTTacgttattattattgttcagACTACTGCTGTTAATACTGATTGTTTCTACAATTTGCGGCTCCCAATTAAAGTTGGCTATGATATTCACATCAGCACTTTCTTCTCCTTGCTTCATATCATTTATACTGAACAGACTTGGTGTGGTTGTTATCTGTAAATATGAAGTACATAGtgaataataaacaaataagtacctaataatttaagTTTCAAAAAGTTCACCCCCAAAAAGAACTTGGCAATTAATAATAGAAAActtcacagatatgtccagatttgcaactagcgtggccccctcagtccctctcgctcaagcagattttcatacttgtgaaatgtcattccttctacacttcacgttgtttgtcaaatactcacgtacaaatacattttgacaaacaaaaaaaatggccacggtgataaggacaaacggagcttaaatgcatttagctatctcgctcaaacagtaagtgtcacaatagggctacttctaacagtccttattctgaggaaAACTTAATTCCAACAAAAAACCTAGTAGcttaacaggtaataaaaatacacaaaaccTTACCCTAAAAAAACCTAGTGAATCGTAGACaagcaataaaaatatagaaaagttTATCCCAAAAGAAACTTTTGAATCACAGACAAGTAGTAAAACAGAAAACGTCACTCCAAAGGAACCTTGTGGATCTTAGACaatattagaaagaaagaaaactacaCTATAAAATGAACtactaaatcaaaaaataaaacaaaattgaaaacagtaggtacttttaaaataacataTACTTACCGAGCTCCACCAATATTTCCTGTATCTTTGCCACTGTATGAAATACTGCATCACATCTTGCTGTGGTACAACTAAGTTCAGCTTCAGCTCTACTCTACTTTTTGGCTCATAATGATTATTCCTAAGTTCTATTAATATTTCATCAATATCTATTGATTGTGGTTTGATCAAACCATAACAGAATTTTTGAGATTTTAATGCTTTGTCTTTATTTAAGTATACAGGGAAATGTTGTACAGTTTTACTGTATATTGATTTCAACCAACTAGTGTAAATATTTTCTAGTAAAATCTTACTTGGTTGCTCTAAACTTATTACTGTTTTTGTTTTGACTGAAtgttttagatttaaaaatgttGCTAAAGAAGTAAGCTTTTGGATTTCAGTTTTCATTTTTCTTTGCCTTTTGTGTAGTTTTTATTTCTGGTTGCACTTCATGTAGTGGGATGTTGCCCGGGGGTGCAACAAAATAGTCATCTTCGGTCACAGCAGCATTCTTTAATATATCCTTTTGACAATTGCCTTGGGTTATTTTGTCCTCTCTTAAAGTTAGATTTCTGTGAaatgttaaataatataatatgtcaaGACAATTCCTGATCAAAAGAAATCACGATGGACTTACAAGACGTGcctatctgtatgtctgttatcTTTACACAGCTGAACCACTAAAACACTATTCTTAATGTTTTACACAAAGATAGTTTGTACCTAGGAtacttttgtcctggaaaagaGCTCCAAGAGGATTTTAAACAACCTAACTAAAGCCATGTTCATGAACAAGATATTTATTAAAGAATACAGTAATTATATATCCTTCTTTATAATTTCTATAGTTTCTTGGCAGCTCTTAGTAGAATCTGTATTCCTAACCAGTGGTTGTATCTTTACTTGTTATAGGTATGCAGAAAAAAATTTGCTTATATTTTCCACttttataatttcatcaaaCTAGCTGACACCTATGCCTGACATGGTAAATAATAACGTACATAAAATCTGTTCAGTATTTTTCTGCCGTTACTTTGTATTATATAGTCTATAAATGGCTAAAAAGAGAAGAAAAAGGGGCACTTACTCCTTCTCTAAAACTGTATAAAGAGGTTCCACCCCTGTGGTGTCTATATGAAGAATTTTGCCTGCAAAAGCTATCGAATCCTCTAAAACCTTAACACCTTCGTCAGTATCGCATTTCACTAAGGAAAGTCTCTCCAAAAGGGCTATTGTGTTTGTATCAACTTCGGTTCTTTCGTGTGCTTTTTTCTCTAATGTTATCACTGGATATGCAGGTACTTTTGAATTGAACCTTCTAGGTTGCAATATATATTTGGTTTTACTGAATGTCTTGAATGCAAAATTGGACTGCATAACTTGTAttaaataatcaaaaattattataataaaaatattataaaaactaagAATGTGTTATTGTATGTTATTGTTTGACAATTTAATTGACATTGACTGGACATTCCCATTATAGTCTGTCATCATGACATTACACATTTTGTGGCACAGTTTTGTGGTGCTACCTAGCcgtagactgattaaaaaagctagactaaagtactgtgtaaccgcgtgtgagatagcgatagtacgacgtaacgatgaataacacgacaattaccattgtttagtagtcaatatttgtataaaccgctcaacaatatttgtattaaacgttttttatgtgaaaacaagtaagtaactaatgagaaatacaatgacgccacgaattctcaaagtttgatTGCATCTAAAGTTGTAGTCcttaaaaaaatcggttacacggtaaaggacaaaaaataggttagctgcgtctctgtttatcacctagtaactttatctgtgctctctttttagtgtgaatgagaaagcaaacgtttctTTGTccagattttttactccgtctacgtaCCTAGCTCAAAAATGTGCGCAATAAATGCTCCAGCTACACTCTCCGTCTCTTGGATGATGGGCATTCAAGTCGGAACGTGTACAGCTACTATAGTGGTGGATGATTGGTGGATAGTCTGTCGGTGGACTTTGaaaatgacattgacatttttttgactttgacttttgatatatttttaccATTACAAACAAAATTTTAGGTTATAAAAGGTTTATAAAGTTAATAAATAGAAAGTAATTAATtcaggtaataaattactatcaatcATTGTATTCACTAACTTATTACAATAATGCAAGTTGTTGAGctcatttttgttttaaaattggaCGCCGCACCGTAACCTTTTTCATACTCTGTTTGTTTAAATCGTTATGTGGTTATATCtacattataagtatattgttgcttttttagataatatattatgtattatctaaaataagtattgtttttttattacagaaaCGATGAAGAAATACGCTCGTGAGATATTATATGATAAATTACATAAAGGTGTAGTGGTTTGCTGTGTGGCTCTAACTCTGTATGGGTCAGTAATCCTTGGAGAACATTTCTACAGATACTTCCGATATGTTAAGCCTCAGATTGAAGCGGCTAAAGCATCTGCAGAAAAAGAACTGTTAGCTGAAGGATCTTCAGATAAAATACAGTAATCACAATATGTAAAAACGTTTAGGataagtattaaatatttttattagttgatgtaatgtaaatattatttaataaaatgttgGTTGGTTGGTCTAAGTAGTGATACTTTCAAGTTTTCTTATTAATTATATCCTAGTAATTTATAACAAGATGCTAGAATGGTGGCCTTAAAATATGGCCTAGAATGGTGGTAAGGGTAGTGTTGGTAGACCCCTACTAAATGAGTCACGGAGCTGTTGGATTCAGACAAGGCAAGACAGAGGCATATGGAAATCTTTACAAgacatgtccagctgtggacgtctattagttgGCAACAATGATAATGAGtataactgtgaatgttttatAACTTTCAAGAGACCATTTTGAaccattttctttttataagaGTTTTCATTAAAgggaatattaataattattatactaaagtAGAAGAATCTATCGGACAAACAGTCATGAACCACAATTACCTGACTCCCTGTTCTATTATAATTTACACATTGCATACTAGATGGCTCTATggtgataaaataattattaccggcaaaccaattttattattatctaaaatatatttaggtaagtaaaacTTATAACTTACTTTTgttaaattcaaaaataattgtttttcatttttaaattaaaaccattgATATTTCATTTTTACATCTATCAGTAGGTACACCAAGCACCTTTAGCATGTCGATGTTGGTGATttgaccttgaagtttttacacattacaaaatcgcccaacgcagCTAAATAAATCTTCACTCTTCACTTTAACAAGTAGGTAGCTTCTCACTGAAACGAAACGATAGGTCGCGGTCTCAATGAGAGCGGTAGGCGGGGCGGCGAGAGCGGAGCGAGGACACGATACCAATCCGCCCAGTCGTTCCCCCTTGCTGTCGTCTGCGCTGCAGGACTGCACTATTAATGATTGCGTACAGTAggaacgcggcagaaaataatgtacatcgacctttagaaagagccgttttctagagcattgtctctattgttgagaccgacaaaacgtcacattggtatgagtgacagagacagcgctctacaaagacgaaatgtcattctaaaggtcgatttacattttctaccgcgtactgtacctttaTTATGTGTCGTCACCCCGTTCCGGCCGCTGCTTACGCCCTGCCTACCGCTGTCGTCGACGCTGCGGCCTTAAGCGACGCACGGCGCAATGACGTTGTTTTAGCAAACAAAATATGGAATCGCGGCACTAGCTAGTGACATACTAAATCCAAACCATTTATTAGAGCGCCTGGAAAACCGCGATGCTTGCGCATTCTCCGAGAcggttttccataatgttctcaaaagtgggatgaaatctgccaatccgcacttggccatcgtTATGGGCTATGGCTGACCCTACTCATCCTGAAAAGAagaccagtgctcagtagtgggtgaTGGTGATGTTAATGATAAACGAAAACTATAGTGCGATACGTAGCAGTCGGCAATGCCGATGCATGTTTTGTATTCGATACTTCTTCCTCTTCTTCAGACTGCAGACTGTGCCACGAGTCTGTCAAGACTCCGTTGCACATGGTCTGCTACTGCCCTGCTCTAATGCACAAACGTAGCATTCACCTAGGGAAACACATCGTATAccctgaggatgttacttc is a window encoding:
- the LOC117987529 gene encoding DNA polymerase subunit gamma-2-like isoform X1, whose protein sequence is MKTEIQKLTSLATFLNLKHSVKTKTVISLEQPSKILLENIYTSWLKSIYSKTVQHFPVYLNKDKALKSQKFCYGLIKPQSIDIDEILIELRNNHYEPKSRVELKLNLVVPQQDVMQYFIQWQRYRKYWWSSITTTPSLFSINDMKQGEESADVNIIANFNWEPQIVETISINSSSLNNNNNNKTKTSSLTCNMGLEKALLTLLLDGISNATKEEYLRLHNKMAPYKISFALDSEGMTRDEKILSTLKQLARLIFHKLSSKEISSWLPTFTLPLQLQIKENLHMGVTYTAILNENTLSNGIFHLLNSNTMLKEQVHVADFDTYAALLCGKH
- the LOC117987529 gene encoding DNA polymerase subunit gamma-2-like isoform X2 codes for the protein MKTEIQKLTSLATFLNLKHSVKTKTVISLEQPSKILLENIYTSWLKSIYSKTVQHFPVYLNKDKALKSQKFCYGLIKPQSIDIDEILIELRNNHYEPKSRVELKLNLVVPQQDVMQYFIQWQRYRKYWWSSITTTPSLFSINDMKQGEESADVNIIANFNWEPQIVETISINSSSLNNNNNNKTKTSSLTCNMGLEKALLTLLLDGISNATKEEYLRLHNKMAPYKISFALDSEDEKILSTLKQLARLIFHKLSSKEISSWLPTFTLPLQLQIKENLHMGVTYTAILNENTLSNGIFHLLNSNTMLKEQVHVADFDTYAALLCGKH
- the LOC117987529 gene encoding uncharacterized protein isoform X3, which codes for MQSNFAFKTFSKTKYILQPRRFNSKVPAYPVITLEKKAHERTEVDTNTIALLERLSLVKCDTDEGVKVLEDSIAFAGKILHIDTTGVEPLYTVLEKENLTLREDKITQGNCQKDILKNAAVTEDDYFVAPPGNIPLHEITTTPSLFSINDMKQGEESADVNIIANFNWEPQIVETISINSSSLNNNNNNKTKTSSLTCNMGLEKALLTLLLDGISNATKEEYLRLHNKMAPYKISFALDSEDEKILSTLKQLARLIFHKLSSKEISSWLPTFTLPLQLQIKENLHMGVTYTAILNENTLSNGIFHLLNSNTMLKEQVHVADFDTYAALLCGKH